The nucleotide window TGCACATAGACTGTACTGCGTAGATTTTGGTTTTCCTCATGCACATGGcgctgctgccctctgctgcatTTTGACCACCTGTGTCAAGCGGGCCGAGCTCGCCGCCACCTCTGTCGCCATGACACTCCGGCCGCCATCCCGAGGGGGCGAGATGGCTGGCTTCGGCCGGTTGCTCCCCGTCTCTGACTCCCAGAGTGGCTAATTAGAGCTAAAAcagagctgttgttgctgtgacTTTTTACACACGCCATACGGGATGTGTCATGTTAcacccaccaacccccccaccccccccgccacccAAAGTGAGAGTGCGCCTTTGGCCCTTTCATGGGGTTCAATTCAGATATGCTCACATCTCTCCTGTGCCATTCACCTTATACCAGTCTAGAGGCTTGCTTACTGTTAAGTTGTTGGGTCAAAACTACTGTTACCTGTCATGATGATTAAAGACATGGCCCTCCTTAGACCAGGCAGGCTATAAGTCTTAGGGAAGGTGagagcggtaaggagcagggctcccaaccaaaaaggttgctggttctatttCCTGCTAGGGaactgctgtcgtacccttggcaaggtacttaacccacaattgcctcagtaaatattcaactgtataaatgtataaaattggAACCTACTATATGTAATttactctggatgagagcataagaaaaatgacaataatgtaatgtaatgtaagagaaGGGTTTTAGAAGATGGGGTTGGCATCCCTGTAAAATTCATGCATCCCCATatatgggaaataaaaaaaaaatccataaaaatgaagtgaagaatcatttatatttatatattgtacaCATTGTAGattttttacagtatatgtggaaaaacagcaaaatgccATACCATACAGACGATAAttcatattttgtcatatttgcagtataatacaattttatacatACCTCTCAGATTAACTATGTTTCTTTCCGATTAAGGTATTGGTAACCATTGCTGGGGTAATGACCTTTTACGATAGTTACTGCAGAAAAATTGATTGACAAGACTTATTAGCTTGCACATGTGTGCTATGACCTGATGCTAGTTTCCTCCTTAGTTCTATGACTAAGAAAGAgtgtatgtttatgcatgtgttgtTTTCCCCTTTAAGAAGTAACTTGTCTTGTTGTACAGATGCCGTGAGCTTTGCTCGGCCCCCTCTTCCTCGGGTAagttgtcctctctctctcgcagttTTTCGTGCTTATGCAAAGAGACACTGTCCTCTGGTCTTTAGCTCACAgttaaatgcaagtgtttcCTTCTGCCCCAAACACAGTTTAGCAAGTTCAGCGATCCCCAGtgttactgtaaataaattgtgtttgtgctgaagaaagtaacatttgcatttatacattttttattcattggaCTTGCCAATATCACATATTTAGACAATCCTTTAACAAATGGCTCACAATGTTACTATTGTTACTTAGACAACTGcctacattgttttttttttcagatctcaataattctgtattctgtaatTGCATGAAGCCATAACTCCAAATTATCTGGTTTACTCACTCTCCACTAACCTCTCCCCCTGATCAAGTATGCAGGGAAATTACTTGGTGTATATAAATAAGTGTTTCAGTGTGACACCTCACTCACTGAATGGAGCTATCGATGCTTTATATAAATATCACCATGCATCAAGAAAATCAGCCATTATACTTTAAGCATCTTCCAACATTACCATATAAAAGTGAAGAAACCACATAGGGAATTACACCATGCAAGCAAATGGCTTCATCAAGAGCAACTGAGTCCAGTGCTATGCACCTGCTCATAATGATCAGAAAATAATTACTGATACAAGgcaacatgaaataaatgagaTTTCACATATATGAACCCGTGAGATCCTGTAGTGTATTTTGTGATCTCTGGATTTGTAGTGTTGGAGTTGTGATATGGATTCCTTTTGATCTTGACACCAAATGTTATCTGGTTGGATCAAAATGATCAGGTGTACGTAACCTGTTACAGTAAGGCAATTCATTCGGCAATCTCAGAATGATGAGCTAAGTGCTCAGTTATCTCAACATCAATGTAGAGAAAGTgtcaaacatactgtattatcTAACATCGGCCTGAAAACCCTGCCGTATGTTTATCTGTGTTGTGTAGTGCATGATTAAACATACACTACAGCTTACCGTCAAAATGTTTGGCTGTTCGCATTGACACAATGAcgtaatttatatataatttaatttcctttacAAAGGTGTCTTGTGCAGTGATGCATGAGAGGCACTCCACAATTGAAGTCTGTCATTACTGTTATGAATCACgctgcagttgtgttttttcccctttgtgcCTTCCTGACTCAATCCCACCAAGCCTGTTTGCAAGGTATATAGAACTTGCATGATTTCCTTTGTAATCACGGCATTATGTCATCGTCCTGTAAATGTTGAGGGCATCCCCCCCCTACTACACAAGCATGTAGTGCACAGGAACAGATCCAGCTCAACCAATGTGGACGCAATAACGGGCAAACCTCTTTTGTATGACCAATGCTGTCTGatgactgaaataataaaagaagtgcatgctgggtagggGAAGTCCCTTTCCAATCTACGGGAAAGGCGTCAGGCAAACAACGATGATTTGCATCAGCGTCTACATAAGCATGAGCGGTCAAATAAGAACTAAATCATAAACTGGCACTGTTTGATGCCACGAACCTTAGCTGTTTGACACTTAGGACAGATCTACAGTTTGCCTGTGTCCAAAAGGGGAGTACTGGTGCCACAGGTTTTGCTGCGTTGTGATTTGGTAGTGCATTAAAGCTTTGATGTAACTTGACTCTATAAAGGTCCACTTCCAGCTTGCGCAAATTGTTTAGTCACacaaaagcaatacatttaaaaagttggTAATTAATAAAAGATAacgttgtttttttccatttacataacatttatattttacattgttctaaaaaaaaaacaataaatgctgTGTAATACTGAAAAAGTTAcacttttacacttttacagTTACAATTAATTTCTTACATATGCTGATTGATGTGGCAAAGTGCTCTGAGTTAAGACGTTCAGAAATCCAGAAATCGGCTCATTAATCTCAGATTACTTCAGTTTGACACCTAAACCATGACTCCGATGGTTATTTTTGTAGAGACATGAAACGAATGAAGCGCATGCAGTTTCTGCCTTGTTGCCaacatgcagtgtgtgtagCTACAGCTACACAGGTTTACACACTGTGGTTTACCCTTGTTTAGTAAGTGGAGCACCCGTGCCCTCAGTAGTCTTTTCAATTTGCCTgcttcactttcactttttaaaattatatttcaactGATTTGGTTGTcgtgtcatgtttttttttttctacaatcaGGTATCATTTATTTTACCGGGTTCACAATGACACCGTTAATCCCTGGTAAATGTTTACACGTTTTCCAAGTAAATGTGAATCATACACTGTTGCCTACTAAAGTCTGTACTGTACTTCTTGATTTGTGAAGATGCTACCTATAGCaatgaatgaggaaaaataGTGGAAACACACATGGACACGTGTGTTTACAATGCTCACACAGGGGAATCCACAAATGACAGCCGTCCCCAGCCTCACAGGAAGAAGAAGCGCTTTCCCAGCTGAGATCTACTGTATATGCAAAGAGCTCTGATCAGTctagaaaataacatttttcttttcaaaattgtgGTTTCTAGCGAGGTGTGACAGGTGGAATTCTCTCCAGACTCACATCCAACTCCTTCCCCAAACCTGGCAGCAAAAAGGTGCACTAACACCCCACCTCACTCCCGTTTGCCCCACTGCAAAAGTGGTAGGATGCGTGCATCACTAACCCTCTGTGACCGGCTAACTCACGTGTGGTTTGCTACTAACACGCCCCCTCAGAACAGCTGGGGTTCTTCCTACACTCTATGATCTGCACTCACATTTataccacagatattctataaTATGACCAGATATTCGGCTCTTGCATTCGTTCCATTCTCCAGCTAGGACATGCTGGGGTGGCAACTGGAGGATCtggtgctgtctgctgtctttttccatccgtggatgttctgttttatgcCACACCCCTTCAGGAATGTTCACAATGTGCcggcaaatcagaacacttacagacaatggcagagacaggaCCTCTAATGTGAAACACACTAAGCTGGTCAATATATAGAAAAtctgtgtttatattttcaatatcGCTGCTACAAATCAAAAAGGGTGTACACTTTTTCAAATCTGCTGTACATCCATAGTCAtctttttcagctgaaatgatttttttaaggaGAATTCAATGATACGATCCTGTACAATATTCGCTCGTcggttttgtttttggtctttAAAAAGTAATCCAGGAAATTGTTGGGCAGATATTCATAAAACGGTTTTTCTGAATTAAAAGAGAAACCCTTTCATGTTTATTCTTCAATAATGGACTGATGTTAGATTATTTCAGTTTATCACAATGTAATAATTACTCATTAGGACAGAAATGGAATCACATATCAAATTCATGGGAATCATCAATTTGCTACTGAAATTCAGCCCACTGTGATTGCAAATACGACAGCAATAGAGTAAccaattaaatgttttctgttgctgtgtAATTTTCTAACAACGGATACAACATTCTGGTCCTAAGGCCCTTTGTCTTGACATCAGTTTCGCTGTATTTGTATTATGTCCATGTATGTCAGAGGCCTCTCTGGCTGTATGCAATATGTAATGAAAATCTCAAtctaaaatgagaaaaactgATCCCCCCCCCAAGCACAGTGTCGATATTGGAGCCATGCCGTATAAGAAGAGCCCCTGTCTTTCACCTCAActtgttcttttattttctgtgtgattcATTCATTCTATCAATCTTTGGGGAAAATCTACATTTGTTCTTGTTGAGACAGGATCTCGCCCCCCTCATGGTTACCGTTCTCTTACGCAACAGAGCACAGATTAGTGTTTATTCAGTAAGTATATCCAGGAAAACTCAGACCAACAGACCAAAAAGTTCAACTCTCCCAAGAACAGTTCACGGCTGACTTTTTGAAGGCATTCGGAAGAGGGTACCATGAAAGGTGGTGACTACTGTCCTCTTGGCATCCTGTTTTGAGAGACCCAGCCTTGGGTCTTGCAGAGTgtggcatgtttgtgtgtgtgtgctttcctgttGCATTCTCCCAACGAAGACCTTGTGGGTGAAGTAGTGCTCCTTCTACGCTCAGTCTGAAATGACAGCCACCTGTTAGGGGACATTGGTCACCTGAAACTGTctcttaattttttatttatttatttttttttttgaagcttCCCTTTTTCAGTTCGCGCCACAAAACCACTGATAACCTCAATCCCTATGAGTCCAGAGTGGGAAATACTGTTAACAAAGGTAAGTACAAACATAACAGTTTTATGTCCTCATGTCCAgatgtaaacttttttttttataattaattaattaatttcaccTAAAAGGCTATTCATTTTAAGGAGCCCAAAACAAGTCATTCAAGGCACTTACCTCAAATTTAGTGAGTGTATATTTCTTACATTAGTCAGTGGGGTCAATAATTCAAAGCTCTTGTGGTACAGGAAGTCATTTAACtccaaaatgacatttcaattATAACATCCTATGAAAAATCCTGAAATGTCTCCCTTGAAATTAAATGCAGTCTGCTTTAGTCTGGGTGGAACACTACATCTTGTAACATAATGGGAAAGTCTTGCCTTTTCCTGTAGGATATTACTATTATTGCACTTTAACACTAGTTGTTGAATAGTTTGATTACTGAGTGACTCACTGATACGCTCAGATGTGGGCTGTTATTCATGTggcataatataatatacattttaatacattacattacatgacatttatttagcagacactcttatccagagcgaattccagcacaaaagaacagaagtgtatccattcaagttgaatgagcaacagtgtcagaccaggctaacagcaccCCCAGACACATATACTACTGTACATCAGTCACTGGATCAATGAATtaaagtgtaaatgtgtgtgatttCTGTCGTGCAGAGGCCATGCCCATGGACACAGAGGTGTACGAGAGCCCATACGCCGATCCGGATGAGCTGAGGACTTCCACTGTCGATCGGAACCAGCTCTTCCTGGAGGACGGAGAGCTGGGGTCAGGAAACTTCGGCACGGTCCTCAAAGGCATCTACAAGATGAGGAAGTGCGTATTGTactgccaccccaccccccaccccagaccCCTATGCTGTCAGTCTTTAATGTGTGCCAATCCCTTAGCAACAGCTTTCCCCATAGCAAAAattatgattggttcaaatctgTGATTAACTGGTAATTCCTGATAGCTGCATGAAGGCTCACTATTGCCCATCACTAGCATGTTCACAATGTGTCACGTTAAACCGTATGTTAACGAAGTCAAGCTCTGCAGCTCTTGAAATAAGCCAACTAGGAAACCACTACTagtgaaaggggaaaaaggagCCAGCTGTTTCATTAAACCAAGCTACAGTCATTAAAGTGGCCATGGGACTAAGAAAACATTTGCCACCTGACTACCTCAATCTGGCAATCCAGACATCTCCCTTACAGCAGATTAGCTAGACATGCCCTTGGTCAAAATATAGAGAGTACATTACAGTATACATTGTATATCAACTATTTGGAACTATTGccattcatatatgtatataatataccATATATACTTATCTGTATGAATATACATGGCAATACACACCATGCATAATATTACACAGAGAAGCAATGATGattatatttacaaacatgGAGTGcataaatggttaaaatatataaatgttaaagAGTTGAACATAAATGTTGGAAATGCTTATCGGATTTTACCATGCTCCTTTTACAATACGTACaccttttccatttccatatACACTACAATATACAACAAGTTATGAACATGGAAGGAGCAATAATTGTCATCTttactgaaatatatataataatatataaatggatTTTGATACCAGTGAAACAAAACTTCTGGGCATTTTCCAATCTGTTGCTGTCCATAAGGGTGAGGTATAAGCAGGGGCATTTCTGGCTATTtaaaagatcaggggctaatTCAAGTTTGtctggggcttgtcttttttttttttttgaagggagtttggcatcagtaggttggggaggttagATCTACCtctataataaataaatattatcacaccttcggacgctgcaagtcaaattccgctctgttacacagtctgtctgctgttttgctataaacacctcctttccggggtgaaaatattcggggctaggcttaaaatattcggggctatagctgCGAATGATTGGACGTAACAATGCCACTGGGTGTGAGGATGTTCTGAGAGAGTAACCCAAATGTTCTGCCCTTGCTAGGACGGAGAAGCAGGTGGCGGTGAAGATCCTGAAGAACGACGACAACAACGCGGCGGTGCGGGAGGAGATGCTGCGCGAGGCCAACGTCATGCAGCAGCTGGACAACCCCTACATCGTGCGCATGATCGGCATCTGCGAGGCCGAGAACCTCATGCTGGTCATGGAGCTGGCCGACCTAGGCCCGCTCAACAAGTTCCTGCAGAAAAACAAGTACGTCTGCCAGACGCTCACGCCAAGGCGGCGCTGACTTGATCTCTTCAGCGCGTAATGTACCCAATGTCctttggaattatttttttattttttttagctctATTATGTGTAGAAGGAATCAAATCATCACTGCTTTTATTTGATCCattcattacgttacattattgtcatttagcagatgctcttatccagagtgacttacatatatacagcaggttataatgttatccatttatacagctgggtatttactgaggcaactgcaggttaagtaccttgcccaagggcagtACCCTaccagggaatcgaaccagcaaccttttggttacgagccctgcttcttaccactacacaaTACTGCTGTGCATTATTAAGCTTACCTTACTGAATTAGGGTGCTTCCTCCTTCCAGTCTAGAGTTGTGTGTATTTGCTAACACAAACCTCCACAATCAtttgctttcttctttttgtttttgcatttaggTTGTACTGTTGGCTGTTGGGCAGGCAGAGGGCCAAATTAACTACAGAATCATAATCAATAAGTCTAAATCTAAATGGATggtactgaaaatgaaatctgcattTGGATAAAGGTTTATTTGGCCCCATGTCAGACTTACAGAGTGTAAATACCTCTATGTCCATAGAAAAgcatatgaaatgtatttgtggtatttgtattttatgcaaTGAAAGGATGAATGGGAAGGGCATTTGCATTTGGACTTTCaagaaaatactgtaatttgcatttaaattcatttgagCCACAAATAACTCCACCATGGGGGGTGATGGACCTCAGAACACACCCTGAACAGTAATCCAACTGATAGGCTATATTCTGGCTGTATATTCAGCTCTTGTGTTCTTTCCGTTCTCAGTCTGGGAGGTTGTGGCTGGAAACAGGAGATTCCggtgctgtctgcattgctaTGCTTGCAAAaagtgttctgttttagaccacaaCCTctcaaaaacattcataacgagccagcaaatcagaatcactttcaacTTCCTCAAAGACAGAGTCAGATAGTTCAGTGTGAAACACACCAGGCTTGACTGTCTGGGTAAAATATGTGCGTTAATCCTCTGCCATTGCTCCCACAGACAGATATCCATGAAGAACGTCACAGAGCTGGTCCACCAGGTGTCCATGGGCATGAAGTATCTGGAGGAGCATAACTTCGTCCACAGAGACCTGGCGGCCAGGAACGTGCTGCTGGTCACCCAGCACTATGCCAAAATCAGCGACTTCGGGCTCTCCAAAGCCCTAACTGAGGAAGAAAACTACTATAAGGTACAGTATGCTCTGTACAGCGGACAGATGTGGCCAAAGGCAACACTCTGGGTTTGTGGGACATCTGTGCTCTGTCATGAGGTCTCTGTTAGACCCTGCCACTGATCATAGAACATCATAGGGCTCTAGGAGGGGCATAAAAGGTGACCATATGTCCCCCTGCAGTAGCTTTGCCTGCCGCGTCATGGTGTTTTATCCAATGGCCTACATTCGggatgtgatgtcacaatgtgcGTCGCCTCCAATTCATAACAATATGAAGCGCATCTCGCATTTGGAAGTAATGAAAAAGTGTTATTGGCTTAATTTCATGGTTAACAGTTCAGGACATAGTTCACTGTGGTTGAACCTTGCATACTAATACTTGTACCTGTTATGGTCTCGTCAGGGTCTGAGGTATAAGAAAGTTTTAAATTGATCtgcttaaaatgaataattctgtGTAAACCgctgcatttttctctctctctcttttgtaaGACACTTAAAATCTTCTCTTCCAGTGTGGCGGGATGTCAGTGTAGTTTCACTCATTGATGTTATTTGCTTTTTCAATGGTTTCTCCCAGGCAAAAGGTCATGGCAAGTGGCCAGTAAAATGGTACGCCCCAGAGTGTATGAACTTCTTCAAATTCTCCTGCAAGAGCGACGTGTGGAGCTTTGGTGTCCTGATGTGGGAGGCCTATTCCTTAGGACAGAAACCATACAAGGTACAGTGCACACTTCACAAAGCCCCCAGCAGGGGGTGCCATGAGGTCACAGAACCTCCCTTTTTCTTTGTCAAACACCTTGTAGGGCTTTCTGAATTGAGCAGAATATATATGGAGATCTTTTGCTATGAATGGTAGGGTCGCATGCAGTTTTCAGGACAGTCATAAAGGTGTGAACATCTCGCTTTCATCATCACCAgggaatgaaaggaaatgagGTCATTCAGATGATCGAGAATGGAGAGAGGATGTCGGCCCCACCCAACTGCCCCCCGGAGATGTATGAGCTCATGAAGACATGTTGGACTTACAAGTGAGTCCATTGCTTTGCCCctctgattcacacacacacactgacccctgCATTCAATCAACAGCTGTCATTAACTTTGAATGCAGGTGTTACTGTTTCAGTATAAACACacttttttcattgatttcaatgattcttgaaaatgaataaaacagtttGTACGgaacaatattacattattgtcatttagaagatgcttTCATGCAGAGGAACTTACATGCAtgcaggttacagttttattttattatttttaatacctTCATAAGTGCTGAATAAAGTAATTAACAAGCTTTAATCACAGTATCTACCTGTTCTGTGACATTAGatgtacagtatcagtcaaaactttggacacacttttctttctttatttttaccattttctactttttagaataatagtaaagactataaatagccaaaaaatatttttgggaagaaattcatgcatataggcatcaacttcactatttatatttgtctaagagACATTTAAGCATAACTTTTTAgactaaaatgtctttgaatgcatgtttccccattatcttaataaggtgtgtccaaacttttgactggtactgtaaatagTTTGTAGTCTATAGTTTGTAGTAGGGTGGCAGAGTagagtagtggtaaggagtggagagaggttgctggttcagtttcctgctgtggcactgctgcttgggccaggtacttaacccaaattgcccaaatatccagccgtataaatagataacatgtaaatctgtaacctgtgtaagtcgcaCTACATAAGCGCATCTGTGAAGTtgatgccaataatgtaatgtcatcgAGTTCATTGGACATTTCTACAGTTTATAAAGAAATTGTTCCTTCAAATCTTGAAATACAAAAGCTAATTAACATCCTTTTTTAGGTGTATATTCAACTGTCTGAGCATCCTTTCTCCTACCACTTCcttttgtttgtatatgtatatttgacACAAATTCCTAAGAGAACAAAGTTTGATTTCCATATTTATAATAAATCTTTGTTCCCTGTGCAGACCATGTGATATATGtattgtctttctctttttcagacCGGATGAGAGACCTGCATTCGCGGTTGTTGAACCAAGGCTCAGAGACTACTACTATGACATTTCACAGTAATTATCTTTTGTgccaccaggtggcagtgtggagtacGGGTTAGGACTGTTATGCAAAGGATCTAAAAATTACAGGTACAAACCCAGTGTGGAGCTCTTATGCTGTTCCTCTGAGACAGACACATTACCTGAATTTCTTCCGGAAAGAAAGATTTTAAGACTGTAGAACAATTAAGAATGTTTTGTAGGTCTACACTTATGAAgtgaatatcaaaatatgttaATTGAACTGGATGATCTGatacaaacatttaacagtataacattgtaaaatactgAACACATCCACAGTTGCACAATAAAACCAATGCATTGATAGATAACCATGAGCTGACATGTTTCTGAAtggacatttatttttgagCATCAGTTATTCTGGTTTTAaagttttgaaatatgaatttacttttttcttttgtgctagtttttaaattgaatttaaaaattcaaGAAATTTTGCACTATTTGGTTGGATTGAAATTCTGTTTTCTAATATGCTTCTGCTTGCTTCTTTTGAcaattttaagagaaaaaaaacttgttttattCACATTCTTTATCTTAACATTGTGTATAAAGAGTAATTGCAAAAATATGATGCAAAGACAAGTTATTGTGAAGAATCTAAGTATGCCATCACATTGATATGATTGGTCACTCATTTATACTAGGGTCAAACAATGTAGCTTTTTCCAGAGCCAACAAATAAGTAGGAATTCTACATTATCTTTAATaatgccaaaaaaaatctgtctactttttaaaatataacagttCTGACTATTGGTGATGTAAAATGTTAACAGGTCTTTCAGcatcaaaaaaatgaattggttTAATATCCTGGAGCAAGTGTTtctcagaataataaaaaaaataaaacattataaataatttgcTTACTGTGTTCAATACAAGAGAGCTGTGTTCTCCTGAGCCCAAGGATTGGTCTCCATGtcaactgtgacatcatcatcacttTGATACCTCAGGGCCTAAGAGTCTAAGAGTTGAAATTATTGTGGACTTCTTTTAACAATATTATAATGCCGACAGGTCTCTTTACAATTTTTTCCATCAATCAACTTTTATCTGATATAGTGTTCTTTGCAATCAGACTGTCAGAGCACTTTACAGTGACTATTTCCAGAGGTAATAAGAAATGaaccagtgaaaaaaaaaaaaacagtgaggtTAGATGGAAACATACTGAAAAAGGAAATCCCTGAACtcttgcaaaatgcaaataagaTAAACTCTGGGAAATCTATGAGTAAAGCTATGCCACATGTATATAAGTCAAAATGTCACATCAATGACAATCAATCTGTCACAGAATGATGAGAGAGGGTGTGCAGACTCTATGTCCCTGTAGTCTTGTGAAAGGATTCGTCTGTTCAACTCAAAAGTGCTTACTGTTTGTAGAGCCTGTATTTTTGCATGTCCTGTGCTAATTATACTCAGatcaaaagaagaaaaaatggatATATGATTATGTGTCCTTTACACCAATGTTACACCAGTGGGATGTGTGTTTAAGTATTGCGCAATTACAACGTGTGCTTAccataataataaattatttcaaaccaatgttttaatgtgttcgatttcattgtatttttcattggGGAAAGGTTGAAAGGAAGTGGGAAAAATCACTGACAAAACAGACGGGGAGAAAGAATCCTATTTTGGGTAGCAAAATTAATAACCTTGAAATAACAGTGTGAtgcttcattacattattgtcatttatcagacactcttatccagggagacttacgtaggttacaatttctacatattatccatttatacagctggatattttaacAAGGAAATTCTGagttaagaaccttgcccaagggtacacttgcagtgccccagtgggccATGAgctctgctctttaccactatgctacactgcggGCGGATGGTTATTCCATGAAAAGGTTTAATTGGGTATTAGTCTGCCTTGCTTGCCGTGGATGAGAACTTGACATATCCAGAAAAACCTAGTTCTTCATTGCAGCCACCAGGGTTAACTGTGTCCAAACAGTACATCGAAAAACTCTGCCATTTCAGGAGAAAGCCCCCCCATCCAAGAGTTAACTACCATGTCCCTTAGATTGCCCCCTGTCTTTACAAAGATGGTTCACAATTTAGGATCACATGTCTATATAGCCAATGTTTCTTCTACCTGTCTTATTAACAGAGCAACTCACATGTTCTCCATGCATACTAGGTTTTAGTGCTGCGGTCCTGCAGTGTAAGCATTCAATTATTTGTGATTACATTCTCCATCTTTTAATTGCATAtatgtgacatgtttttttgGAATACCCTGCAACAGAAGCCGCCAGTTTAGAAGGGAATACACACATACTACAATATCCATCTGGCATGC belongs to Megalops cyprinoides isolate fMegCyp1 chromosome 5, fMegCyp1.pri, whole genome shotgun sequence and includes:
- the syk gene encoding tyrosine-protein kinase SYK isoform X1, producing MADKVNTLPFFYGNITREEAEDFLRQGGMTDGLYLLRQSRNYLGGYALSVAHSRQCYHYTIERELNDTYAIAGGRSHRNPADLIEYHSQESDGLVCLLKKPLSRPRGVEPKVGPFEDLKEQLIREYVKQTWNLQGAALEQAIISQRPQLEKLIATTAHEKMPWFHGKISREESEPRLLSSNRTNGKFLIRERDEKGSYALCLLHGGHVMHYRIDKDKAGKLSIPDGKKFDTLWQLVEHYSYKPDGLLRVLTEPCPRPNGADAVSFARPPLPRPVCKRGVTGGILSRLTSNSFPKPGSKKLPFFSSRHKTTDNLNPYESRVGNTVNKEAMPMDTEVYESPYADPDELRTSTVDRNQLFLEDGELGSGNFGTVLKGIYKMRKTEKQVAVKILKNDDNNAAVREEMLREANVMQQLDNPYIVRMIGICEAENLMLVMELADLGPLNKFLQKNKQISMKNVTELVHQVSMGMKYLEEHNFVHRDLAARNVLLVTQHYAKISDFGLSKALTEEENYYKAKGHGKWPVKWYAPECMNFFKFSCKSDVWSFGVLMWEAYSLGQKPYKGMKGNEVIQMIENGERMSAPPNCPPEMYELMKTCWTYKPDERPAFAVVEPRLRDYYYDISQ
- the syk gene encoding tyrosine-protein kinase SYK isoform X3 gives rise to the protein MADKVNTLPFFYGNITREEAEDFLRQGGMTDGLYLLRQSRNYLGGYALSVAHSRQCYHYTIERELNDTYAIAGGRSHRNPADLIEYHSQESDGLVCLLKKPLSRPRGVEPKVGPFEDLKEQLIREYVKQTWNLQGAALEQAIISQRPQLEKLIATTAHEKMPWFHGKISREESEPRLLSSNRTNGKFLIRERDEKGSYALCLLHGGHVMHYRIDKDKAGKLSIPDGKKFDTLWQLVEHYSYKPDGLLRVLTEPCPRPNGADAVSFARPPLPRLPFFSSRHKTTDNLNPYESRVGNTVNKEAMPMDTEVYESPYADPDELRTSTVDRNQLFLEDGELGSGNFGTVLKGIYKMRKTEKQVAVKILKNDDNNAAVREEMLREANVMQQLDNPYIVRMIGICEAENLMLVMELADLGPLNKFLQKNKQISMKNVTELVHQVSMGMKYLEEHNFVHRDLAARNVLLVTQHYAKISDFGLSKALTEEENYYKAKGHGKWPVKWYAPECMNFFKFSCKSDVWSFGVLMWEAYSLGQKPYKGMKGNEVIQMIENGERMSAPPNCPPEMYELMKTCWTYKPDERPAFAVVEPRLRDYYYDISQ
- the syk gene encoding tyrosine-protein kinase SYK isoform X2, with amino-acid sequence MADKVNTLPFFYGNITREEAEDFLRQGGMTDGLYLLRQSRNYLGGYALSVAHSRQCYHYTIERELNDTYAIAGGRSHRNPADLIEYHSQESDGLVCLLKKPLSRPRGVEPKVGPFEDLKEQLIREYVKQTWNLQGAALEQAIISQRPQLEKLIATTAHEKMPWFHGKISREESEPRLLSSNRTNGKFLIRERDEKGSYALCLLHGGHVMHYRIDKDKAGKLSIPDGKKFDTLWQLVEHYSYKPDGLLRVLTEPCPRPNGADAVSFARPPLPRRGVTGGILSRLTSNSFPKPGSKKLPFFSSRHKTTDNLNPYESRVGNTVNKEAMPMDTEVYESPYADPDELRTSTVDRNQLFLEDGELGSGNFGTVLKGIYKMRKTEKQVAVKILKNDDNNAAVREEMLREANVMQQLDNPYIVRMIGICEAENLMLVMELADLGPLNKFLQKNKQISMKNVTELVHQVSMGMKYLEEHNFVHRDLAARNVLLVTQHYAKISDFGLSKALTEEENYYKAKGHGKWPVKWYAPECMNFFKFSCKSDVWSFGVLMWEAYSLGQKPYKGMKGNEVIQMIENGERMSAPPNCPPEMYELMKTCWTYKPDERPAFAVVEPRLRDYYYDISQ